AGTCGGACAGATGCTCATTTATTTACAGACAAATCCTTTCAGGAATACACTCTTTATTAAAATCACTGTTGCTTCCTTTTGGTCAATTGCTGAAACCTTTTGGGGACATGCTTCAAcggcttatttaaaaaaaaaacaaaaatcattgagtttggtgatttttctaCTAATGGTCACTGATTTATGGCCAAATTTTACAAGGCCAATGCAATTGTTTAGAACTGGTGGTGTGCCGATGGAGcgatttcaaaataatgtggcAAATATGGTTCAACATTATTGTTTAACATACTCTGCAAGTTTTGTCATGATTGGAAAATCAATTTCTGATTTATAGTCTGATTTGTGTTGTGCCAcgcccattttttttctatttgtggcGCCCCCTAGTGGTAAATTTGTTCGAGACTTTCAAGTTATGTAGCCAGTACTTAGGTGGACAACTCATGCAAGTTTGGTGACGATTGAGCATTCAGTTTTGAACACAGTAGGTCTTCCATTAAGCATCTTCAAATGACAATGACGCATCAACAAGCTTTAATAAATTTTGACAAGCTTGGTCCAATGACAATTCCCAGATAGTATGGTATGTATTTCACCTTCAAAGACCTATCAAATTTGTGAAAACAtcactaaagaaaaacatttgaatgaatAAATCTACACAAAAACAATAGGGTGTCGTTATATGTTTAAAGAGTAAGAAAGTCAATTTAAAATCCAGACACAGGTAGAAACGGTGGTcccaaaatatataaacaacaaTGGTTACGTTTAGTTTTGTCCTTCATATTTTATGCAGTTAAAAAGACTTTATTCAGTCCTAGTACTAGCACGGTCTATGTCGAGCTTATTATTTggataaagcaaacaaatggaCCGTAGCCCTGAGGACAGAGTTTAAAGGAGTAGTTAAAAAATTGGTTGAAATATATCCAATTGCATTCAAAACTCCTGCTTGTCTTGAAGATGTCAAGAAATGAAGTTAAAGAAAATGATCATCAGTGAAACTGAATGATCCtcatgtttccctttttttttcatttgcatgtgACAGGAACTGGTGGTAGCACTGAGTCACCTGGTGGTCCAGTATGAAAGCAACTTCTGTACTGTTGCCCTGCAGTTTATAGAAGAGGAGAAGAACTACACAGTGCCATCACCAGCCAACACTGCAGgtactgtgcacacacacacagacacacaaacacacacacacacacacacacacccccaaaCACTCACACCGAGTGCTTACTTAATCTAGTCTGATCATGAATTGTCACTTATTGTAATGTTACCCCCATCAGAACAACATTAATTTTCACTTGTCTGAGATTGTCCTGGCTCTTACATGATGCACGTCCATCTGTGTTTACGTGCAGAGCCCGGTAACCTGACCCCAGTGAGGGACAGCCCGGCCATCCCACGCCTGCGATCAGTCAACTCCTACACCAACATCCGAGCTGCCACCACTGCCCGCAACCTGAACAAGAGCCTGCAGAACCTTAAC
Above is a genomic segment from Plectropomus leopardus isolate mb unplaced genomic scaffold, YSFRI_Pleo_2.0 unplaced_scaffold25674, whole genome shotgun sequence containing:
- the LOC121966720 gene encoding regulatory-associated protein of mTOR-like; the protein is VRCAAVFALGTFVGNSAERTDHSTTIDHNVAMMLAQLINDGSPVVRKELVVALSHLVVQYESNFCTVALQFIEEEKNYTVPSPANTAEPGNLTPVRDSPAIPRLRSVNSYTNIRAATTARNLNKSLQNLNVNEDGRRQKVLGNR